The following proteins come from a genomic window of Paenibacillus sp. CAA11:
- the gndA gene encoding NADP-dependent phosphogluconate dehydrogenase, with the protein MSKQQIGVIGLAVMGKNLALNIESKGFTVSVFNRSPQKTHDLLEEAKGKNLVGTFSIEEFINSLETPRKILIMVQAGPATDATIEQLVPHLDEGDIIIDGGNAFFPDTQRRSKELEAKGLRFIGTGVSGGEEGALKGPAIMPGGQESAYKLVEPILTAISAKVNGDPCCTYIGPDGAGHYVKMVHNGIEYGDMQLIGEAYHLLKDILGLDAKELHEIFTEWNKGELDSYLIEITADIFSKYDEETGKPMVDVILDAAGQKGTGKWTSQSALDLGVPLSMITESVFSRFLSAMKEERVAASKILNGPEVKAFSGDKKEFIENVRKALFASKIVSYAQGFAQMRAASDEYGWDLKYGNIAMIFRGGCIIRSQFLQNIKDAYDRDSALKNLLLDPYFKNVVESYQDAWRKVVAAAVASGIPVPGFSSALSYYDSYRTERLPANLLQAQRDYFGAHTFKRVDKEGVFHHQWF; encoded by the coding sequence ATGTCTAAACAGCAAATTGGTGTTATCGGTCTAGCCGTTATGGGCAAGAATTTGGCACTCAATATTGAAAGCAAAGGCTTCACTGTTTCTGTATTTAACCGTTCCCCTCAAAAGACGCATGACTTGCTTGAAGAAGCCAAAGGCAAGAATTTGGTCGGAACATTTTCCATTGAAGAATTCATCAATTCCCTGGAGACTCCCCGCAAAATTCTGATCATGGTACAAGCTGGTCCTGCAACGGATGCAACAATTGAGCAGCTCGTACCTCATCTGGATGAGGGCGACATTATTATAGATGGAGGCAATGCGTTCTTCCCTGACACCCAGCGTCGCAGCAAAGAACTGGAAGCTAAGGGCCTGCGCTTTATTGGAACCGGTGTATCCGGCGGTGAAGAAGGCGCATTGAAGGGGCCGGCAATTATGCCTGGCGGACAGGAGAGCGCCTACAAGCTCGTTGAGCCGATTCTGACAGCGATTTCCGCTAAAGTGAACGGCGACCCTTGCTGTACATATATTGGTCCCGACGGTGCCGGACACTATGTGAAGATGGTGCACAACGGCATTGAATACGGAGACATGCAGCTGATTGGCGAAGCTTATCATTTGCTGAAGGATATCCTTGGTCTGGATGCGAAGGAGCTTCATGAAATTTTCACGGAATGGAACAAAGGAGAGCTCGACAGCTATTTGATCGAGATTACGGCGGATATCTTCTCCAAGTACGATGAAGAAACCGGCAAACCGATGGTCGATGTGATCCTCGATGCTGCCGGCCAGAAGGGAACCGGTAAATGGACAAGCCAGAGCGCCCTCGATCTGGGAGTACCGCTGTCCATGATCACGGAGTCTGTATTCTCACGTTTCCTGTCAGCTATGAAGGAAGAGCGTGTAGCTGCTAGCAAAATCCTGAACGGACCGGAAGTCAAAGCATTCTCCGGGGATAAGAAGGAATTTATCGAGAATGTCCGCAAGGCGCTCTTTGCGAGCAAGATCGTATCCTACGCACAAGGCTTTGCCCAAATGCGTGCAGCATCCGATGAGTACGGCTGGGATCTGAAGTATGGCAACATTGCCATGATCTTCCGGGGCGGCTGCATTATCCGCTCGCAGTTCCTGCAGAATATCAAGGATGCTTATGACCGCGATTCTGCCTTGAAGAACCTGCTTCTCGACCCATATTTCAAGAACGTGGTAGAAAGCTACCAGGATGCATGGCGCAAAGTGGTTGCAGCTGCTGTAGCAAGCGGAATTCCAGTTCCGGGCTTCTCCAGCGCATTGTCTTACTACGACAGCTATCGTACAGAGCGGCTGCCAGCTAACCTGCTGCAGGCTCAGCGCGATTACTTCGGAGCTCACACCTTCAAGCGTGTGGACAAAGAGGGCGTATTCCACCATCAGTGGTTCTAA
- a CDS encoding YktB family protein, producing MKFNGFSEQDFHSMAVPGLEPRMDAIITNVRPKLEALGSTIAPYLSALCGEEMFPHVAKHARRTVHPPEDTWVAWASSKRGYKALPHFQVGLFASHLFIIFAVIYESPNKRIFGSYLQQHAEEIKQIVPDHYYWSLDHMKPGGASNQETEVQDLLKMAEKLQTVKKSEILCGLSLPMDTAVLRDGDKLTSLIEETFKQLLPLYKAAYPNS from the coding sequence ATGAAGTTTAACGGTTTTTCCGAACAGGATTTTCATAGCATGGCTGTGCCTGGATTAGAGCCCCGCATGGATGCCATTATTACTAACGTCCGTCCCAAGCTCGAAGCGCTTGGAAGCACTATAGCCCCCTATCTCTCAGCCTTATGCGGAGAAGAGATGTTTCCTCATGTAGCCAAGCATGCGCGACGCACCGTTCATCCCCCGGAAGATACCTGGGTTGCATGGGCAAGCAGCAAGCGCGGGTATAAGGCGTTGCCGCATTTTCAGGTCGGATTGTTCGCTTCCCATCTCTTTATCATCTTCGCCGTTATTTATGAAAGCCCGAATAAACGTATTTTCGGAAGCTATCTGCAGCAGCACGCAGAAGAGATTAAGCAGATCGTGCCGGATCACTATTATTGGTCTTTGGATCATATGAAGCCGGGAGGTGCGTCTAATCAGGAGACAGAAGTTCAGGATCTCCTCAAGATGGCCGAGAAACTGCAGACGGTCAAGAAATCGGAGATCTTATGCGGACTCAGCCTTCCCATGGACACCGCAGTACTTCGGGATGGGGACAAGCTCACCTCGCTGATCGAAGAAACCTTTAAGCAATTGCTACCACTGTATAAAGCAGCTTACCCAAATTCATAG
- a CDS encoding MFS transporter produces the protein MELNVKIPSKKLFSPTFIFLLLIMFLVEVVKSALLVTILPVYMGSVLQLTTFAIGLSISLQYIGDNLFRSPAGWLIERVGFRTTMLVGLIFTTAAVSLIAFGKNSALIILACALLGIGTAPLWPCVLMGATAITGGKNNFGTAMGVIQMATLGGSGTGPIVINFFIEGSYQPVFWILLCCMALTLFLAFLLPGRNKAGEVDPKVLHPNSDQSLMKGGLRRLGANLRRTLSDVRNNLNVSWLLYPALFLQSFAVGLLTPVITLYIRTELNLSPETYSAMLIVGGGITVLGLIPIGRLVDKYGTKWFLHIGFFMSAVTIGCFAMTRDITWVWGLVALIGVSYAFILPTWDTMISHQLPTGEKGTVWGLFLTIQGSGMVFGPMVSGKLWDVLGPSSPFLASAISMAVLFVIHIRLSRPRQNVRDQEMA, from the coding sequence ATGGAACTGAATGTTAAAATTCCAAGCAAGAAACTATTTTCGCCTACATTTATATTTCTGCTGCTTATTATGTTTTTGGTGGAGGTCGTCAAAAGCGCCTTATTGGTGACTATACTTCCTGTCTACATGGGCAGCGTACTGCAGCTGACAACCTTTGCCATTGGCCTATCCATCTCACTGCAGTATATAGGAGATAACCTGTTTCGCAGCCCGGCAGGGTGGCTGATTGAACGAGTGGGCTTCCGTACCACGATGCTTGTGGGACTGATCTTTACGACGGCTGCGGTTTCCCTGATTGCTTTTGGTAAAAATTCAGCCCTTATCATCTTAGCCTGCGCCTTGCTCGGGATCGGTACTGCTCCGCTCTGGCCGTGCGTGCTGATGGGAGCTACCGCCATTACGGGCGGCAAGAACAACTTCGGAACCGCCATGGGAGTTATACAGATGGCTACTCTGGGAGGTTCGGGGACGGGACCGATTGTGATCAATTTTTTCATTGAAGGATCTTATCAGCCGGTCTTCTGGATCTTGCTATGCTGTATGGCGCTCACGCTCTTCCTTGCTTTTCTTCTTCCGGGACGGAATAAGGCAGGGGAGGTCGATCCGAAGGTGCTTCATCCGAATTCAGATCAATCCTTGATGAAGGGAGGACTCCGGCGGCTTGGCGCTAATTTGCGCCGCACCTTGTCGGATGTCCGCAACAATCTGAACGTGAGCTGGCTGCTGTATCCGGCTTTGTTTCTCCAATCGTTTGCAGTAGGGTTGCTTACACCTGTCATTACGCTTTACATTCGGACAGAGTTGAATCTGTCCCCAGAGACCTATAGCGCGATGCTGATAGTTGGTGGAGGCATTACGGTGCTGGGCTTGATTCCAATCGGAAGACTGGTGGACAAGTATGGAACGAAGTGGTTTCTGCATATCGGCTTTTTCATGTCGGCGGTTACGATCGGTTGCTTTGCTATGACGAGAGATATTACTTGGGTCTGGGGGCTGGTTGCACTCATCGGTGTAAGCTACGCCTTCATACTCCCAACCTGGGATACGATGATCTCTCACCAGCTCCCCACAGGTGAGAAGGGGACGGTTTGGGGGCTGTTCCTGACCATCCAGGGCTCGGGCATGGTGTTCGGCCCTATGGTATCCGGAAAGCTGTGGGATGTGCTCGGACCCTCCTCACCGTTCCTGGCCAGTGCCATTTCAATGGCTGTGCTGTTCGTGATTCATATCCGGCTGTCCCGCCCTCGGCAGAATGTTAGGGATCAGGAGATGGCTTAA
- a CDS encoding aminotransferase class I/II-fold pyridoxal phosphate-dependent enzyme gives MDHHRTPLFTRLKEHAANNPVQFHIPGHKKGMGTDEEFRQFVGDNALSIDLINIAPLDDLHQPSGVIEEAQRLAADAFGADHTYFSVQGTSGAIMTMILSVCSPGDKIIVPRNIHKSVMSAIIFSGAKPVFVSPAQDPNLGIDHGITTSSVERALKRHPDAKAVLVINPTYFGISAHLEEIVELAHNYNVPVLVDEAHGVHIHFHEDLPISAMQAGADMAATSVHKLGGSMTQSSVLNLNTKNGYVNPQRVQTIISMLTTTSTSYLLLASLDTARRNLALNGQEMFDKTIKMAGYVRDQINEIEGLYCFGKEILGGEATYAMDPTKITVHVRHLGITGYETENWLRDHYNIEVELSDMYNILCLITPGDTEDSVNTLLEALRELSKTYYKVGEVKELVVKIPEIPQLSLIPRDAFYADTEVIPFKESAGRIIAEFIYVYPPGIPILLPGEVVSQDNIDYIVDHVDVGLPVKGPEDRYINQVKVIVEADPIF, from the coding sequence ATGGATCATCACCGCACGCCGCTCTTTACTAGACTGAAAGAACACGCGGCCAATAATCCCGTGCAGTTCCATATACCGGGACATAAGAAAGGCATGGGAACCGATGAGGAATTCCGACAATTTGTAGGCGATAATGCCTTATCAATTGACTTAATTAATATTGCTCCGCTCGATGATCTTCACCAACCCAGCGGGGTTATTGAGGAAGCTCAGAGACTCGCAGCTGATGCCTTTGGTGCAGATCACACCTATTTCTCCGTACAAGGGACAAGCGGTGCGATCATGACCATGATTCTGTCAGTGTGCTCTCCTGGCGACAAGATCATTGTACCGCGCAATATTCATAAATCTGTCATGTCCGCGATCATTTTCTCCGGTGCAAAGCCTGTGTTTGTATCTCCTGCACAGGATCCCAACTTGGGAATTGATCATGGCATCACAACCTCGTCCGTCGAGCGGGCGCTAAAGCGTCATCCTGACGCTAAGGCCGTACTTGTCATTAATCCGACATACTTCGGAATCAGCGCACATCTGGAAGAGATTGTAGAGCTTGCCCATAACTACAACGTCCCAGTCCTGGTCGATGAGGCTCACGGCGTACACATCCATTTCCACGAGGACCTGCCGATCTCTGCCATGCAGGCCGGTGCAGATATGGCCGCGACAAGCGTTCATAAGCTCGGCGGCTCCATGACTCAGAGCTCTGTGCTCAATCTGAATACGAAGAACGGGTATGTGAACCCGCAGCGGGTGCAGACCATCATCAGTATGCTAACAACTACCTCAACTTCATACCTGCTGCTTGCCTCATTGGATACCGCCCGTCGGAATCTTGCGCTTAACGGTCAGGAGATGTTCGATAAGACGATCAAGATGGCAGGCTATGTACGTGATCAAATTAATGAAATAGAGGGTCTCTACTGCTTCGGCAAAGAGATTCTAGGCGGGGAAGCCACCTACGCTATGGACCCTACCAAGATAACCGTCCATGTCCGCCACCTCGGTATCACAGGTTATGAAACAGAGAACTGGCTGAGAGATCATTACAACATTGAGGTTGAACTCAGCGATATGTACAACATCCTCTGTCTCATTACCCCGGGCGATACGGAAGATTCCGTAAACACTCTGCTTGAGGCGCTTCGCGAGCTGTCTAAGACCTACTACAAAGTGGGCGAAGTCAAAGAGCTCGTCGTCAAAATCCCTGAGATACCGCAGCTCTCCCTCATTCCACGGGATGCGTTCTATGCAGATACAGAGGTGATTCCGTTCAAGGAATCGGCAGGCCGGATCATCGCTGAATTCATCTACGTATATCCGCCGGGTATTCCGATACTGCTGCCTGGTGAAGTAGTCTCCCAGGATAACATCGATTATATTGTAGATCATGTAGATGTTGGATTGCCTGTCAAGGGACCTGAAGACCGTTACATTAATCAGGTTAAGGTGATCGTTGAGGCTGACCCCATTTTCTGA
- a CDS encoding DUF1292 domain-containing protein — MSDHKHEHGEACGCGHDHDHDHEHEEFVLTLTDEEGKDVEMVLVETFDVSDKVYALLLERNNPEADGVILRLEEEDEEMVLYNIEDEEEWKQVEAAYNELVAQQDEA; from the coding sequence ATGAGCGATCACAAACATGAACATGGCGAAGCTTGCGGATGCGGGCACGATCATGATCACGATCATGAACATGAAGAATTTGTACTGACATTGACAGACGAGGAAGGCAAAGATGTAGAAATGGTGCTCGTCGAAACATTTGATGTTAGTGATAAAGTATATGCCCTGCTGCTTGAACGCAACAATCCGGAGGCCGATGGTGTTATCCTTCGCCTTGAAGAAGAAGATGAAGAGATGGTACTGTACAACATTGAGGATGAAGAGGAATGGAAGCAGGTCGAAGCGGCTTACAACGAGCTTGTCGCCCAGCAGGACGAAGCCTAA
- a CDS encoding copper amine oxidase yields the protein MNWKRTAALVLLFSLMGGTLLFAEGTSQKIRVLFNGRELADGAYIIDGKTYVPIREFDGLVQYDDSSKQVKYYKPNVHIFLFKGDTVFGNVNVGKLKFSIFSQIDSLKTDIAWVKVAIKSPDGQIKNIQSQEVGSNQKDNFWFRTSEFTYDFKTAGKYSVGFYIKPDKENDYVLISEKVITAID from the coding sequence ATGAATTGGAAAAGAACTGCCGCTCTTGTGCTTTTATTTTCCCTCATGGGAGGAACGCTGCTGTTTGCAGAGGGCACTTCCCAAAAGATACGCGTACTTTTTAACGGCCGGGAATTGGCCGATGGTGCCTATATTATTGACGGGAAGACCTATGTGCCCATCCGGGAGTTTGATGGTTTGGTACAGTACGATGATTCTTCAAAGCAAGTGAAATATTATAAACCTAACGTACATATTTTTCTGTTTAAAGGGGATACCGTGTTTGGTAATGTAAATGTTGGTAAACTGAAATTCAGTATTTTCTCACAGATTGACAGCCTAAAGACAGACATTGCTTGGGTTAAAGTGGCGATCAAGAGTCCGGACGGCCAAATCAAGAACATTCAATCTCAGGAGGTGGGCAGCAATCAGAAGGATAACTTCTGGTTTCGCACTTCAGAATTCACTTATGACTTTAAGACTGCTGGGAAGTATTCGGTAGGGTTCTATATTAAGCCGGATAAGGAGAACGACTATGTGCTGATCTCTGAGAAGGTCATTACGGCTATTGACTGA
- a CDS encoding GNAT family N-acetyltransferase — MKSQQFNEVYKLMECSFPESEIRTLEGQRALLSHPDYQLITRRTADEGQLVGMMGVWRLGTFRFLEHFAVDPASRGEGTGKQMLQALLQDKPLPVLLEVEPPSGGMTLRRIGFYERLGFHLLPFEYSQPPLRIGQPYLPLCIMSYPAPLTESEFEEYRRIIYREVYQIDL, encoded by the coding sequence ATGAAGTCGCAACAATTTAATGAAGTCTACAAATTAATGGAGTGCTCTTTTCCCGAGAGTGAAATCCGAACCCTGGAGGGGCAAAGAGCACTGCTCAGTCATCCAGACTACCAGCTTATCACAAGGCGCACTGCCGATGAGGGGCAGCTTGTCGGCATGATGGGCGTATGGAGACTTGGCACCTTCCGGTTTCTGGAGCACTTTGCGGTAGATCCTGCTTCGCGTGGAGAGGGTACCGGCAAGCAGATGCTTCAGGCTTTGCTTCAGGACAAGCCGCTGCCTGTACTGCTTGAGGTAGAGCCGCCATCCGGAGGAATGACCCTGCGCCGAATCGGGTTCTATGAACGGCTGGGCTTTCACCTCCTGCCATTTGAATACAGTCAGCCTCCGCTGCGGATAGGACAGCCTTATTTACCCTTATGTATCATGAGTTATCCGGCTCCGTTAACCGAATCCGAGTTCGAGGAGTACCGCAGAATTATTTATCGTGAGGTATATCAAATAGACCTGTGA
- a CDS encoding MBL fold metallo-hydrolase has product MGLKLQMLGTGSAFAKRNYNNNALIYGDGFTLMIDCGITAPLSLHQLGKTWADIDAVLITHMHADHVGGLEEFAFQMKYVFGRRPVLYIADTLAGPIWEHTLKGGLAQDGMDRLEDLFEVHLLEEGVTARLHDSIQVRLIHTPHIPGKNSYSLVLNDDIFYSADMTFQPELLKSLVDKGCRRIFHECQLTGPGQVHTTLDELLSLPETVREKIMLMHYGDEYGDFVGRTGGMPFLKQHEIYNL; this is encoded by the coding sequence ATGGGACTTAAGCTGCAGATGCTTGGAACCGGCAGCGCTTTTGCGAAGCGGAATTACAATAACAATGCTCTTATCTATGGTGATGGCTTTACGCTGATGATTGACTGCGGGATTACCGCACCATTATCGCTGCATCAGCTCGGCAAGACCTGGGCGGATATTGACGCCGTTCTGATCACCCATATGCATGCCGACCATGTCGGTGGCCTAGAGGAATTCGCTTTTCAAATGAAGTATGTTTTTGGTCGGCGGCCTGTCCTCTATATTGCCGACACGCTGGCAGGCCCCATTTGGGAGCACACCCTCAAGGGCGGCTTAGCTCAAGACGGCATGGATCGGCTGGAAGACTTGTTTGAAGTTCATTTGCTGGAGGAAGGTGTGACTGCAAGACTTCATGATTCCATTCAGGTCCGTCTGATTCACACCCCTCATATTCCCGGTAAGAACAGCTACTCTCTGGTGCTGAATGATGACATCTTCTACAGTGCAGACATGACCTTCCAGCCGGAGCTGCTTAAGTCGCTGGTAGACAAGGGATGCCGCCGCATCTTCCACGAATGCCAGCTCACGGGCCCAGGCCAGGTACATACCACTTTGGACGAGCTTCTATCACTGCCAGAAACCGTTCGGGAAAAGATTATGCTCATGCATTATGGAGATGAATACGGTGATTTCGTTGGCCGCACGGGCGGTATGCCCTTCCTGAAGCAGCATGAAATTTACAATCTGTAG
- a CDS encoding arginine--tRNA ligase — protein MLLVWITEKVEEAVRRLYAEAGIEEPTESKVRVEASSRPGQGDYASSIAMPLAKLMRRPPIQIAEQLKSFLVQDERFMTLMAKVEVAAPGFLNMTVNWNAWVHSAYRKVDLTTLSLGKVVVEHTSINPNKSAHIGHLRNSCIGDTLVRMLRRTGSEVEVHNYIDDLGNQLADTVVGLLHLPTEGQHKRFGDFCWDVYSKVSQKLNAEPELAEERARVLHAMEEGRGNLAWVGTLTAERIVNEHLEEMKQFGIEYDLLVWESNIVREGFWNAAFERLKSTPHFVQETEGKLQGCWVLKQHEGHSPSQDEEDESYSPDKVLVRSNGILTYTAKDIAYHLWKFGVLNKDFLYKPFAGELYTTSSSGEQGRYGQADTVINVIDHRQEYPQAMVKQALGLLGYDKEAASLQHVGYGVVSLSPSAAAELGIDTSDGKASYAMSGRAGIGIKITDLLDRMERIVEEKRADKNGMPSREIAAAAIRYYLLRFNLQTEVVFDLQQATEITGNTGVYLLYAYARAGSVLSKLGMGAGVLPAPSQLPEMEKPEYALLRQIAGWPDTLRAAVQELSPNMVCSYAYELAALFNNFYAACPILKVEEEVRAFRSWLTSLFKATLGEVLEVLGLPAPDRM, from the coding sequence ATGTTATTAGTATGGATTACAGAAAAAGTAGAGGAAGCGGTAAGGAGATTATATGCCGAAGCTGGCATAGAGGAGCCAACAGAATCTAAGGTTCGCGTAGAAGCGTCCTCCAGGCCGGGGCAAGGCGATTATGCTTCAAGTATCGCCATGCCTCTCGCCAAACTGATGCGCAGGCCGCCGATTCAAATTGCGGAGCAGCTGAAGAGCTTTCTGGTGCAGGATGAGCGGTTTATGACACTGATGGCGAAGGTGGAAGTGGCTGCTCCAGGCTTCTTGAACATGACAGTGAACTGGAATGCCTGGGTGCACAGCGCGTACAGGAAGGTTGATCTCACCACCCTGTCTCTTGGCAAAGTGGTGGTAGAGCATACATCGATCAACCCTAATAAATCTGCACACATTGGCCATTTGCGGAATTCCTGTATTGGAGATACCCTGGTGCGTATGCTCAGAAGAACAGGGTCTGAAGTGGAAGTGCATAATTATATTGATGATCTGGGAAATCAGTTGGCGGATACGGTTGTCGGCCTGCTGCATTTGCCTACAGAGGGCCAGCATAAGCGGTTTGGTGATTTTTGTTGGGATGTATATTCCAAAGTAAGTCAAAAACTTAACGCAGAACCGGAACTCGCGGAAGAACGTGCAAGGGTGCTTCACGCCATGGAGGAGGGCCGCGGCAATCTGGCCTGGGTTGGAACTCTAACGGCTGAGCGCATAGTAAATGAGCACTTAGAGGAAATGAAGCAGTTCGGGATCGAGTATGACCTTCTGGTCTGGGAAAGCAATATTGTAAGGGAAGGCTTCTGGAACGCTGCATTTGAACGCCTGAAGTCAACTCCACATTTTGTACAGGAAACGGAGGGAAAGTTGCAGGGGTGCTGGGTACTGAAGCAGCATGAGGGACATTCTCCGTCCCAAGATGAAGAGGACGAAAGCTATTCACCGGATAAAGTTCTGGTACGCTCCAACGGGATTCTGACCTACACAGCTAAAGATATAGCTTATCATCTGTGGAAGTTCGGGGTCCTGAACAAGGACTTTCTCTATAAGCCGTTTGCCGGAGAGCTTTATACGACTTCCAGTTCAGGGGAGCAAGGGAGATATGGCCAGGCTGATACAGTGATCAACGTGATCGATCACAGGCAGGAATACCCTCAAGCCATGGTCAAGCAAGCTCTTGGCCTCCTTGGATATGACAAGGAAGCCGCCAGTCTGCAGCATGTCGGCTATGGTGTTGTATCCCTCAGCCCTTCTGCGGCAGCCGAGCTTGGCATTGACACTTCAGACGGTAAAGCTTCCTATGCGATGTCCGGAAGAGCGGGAATTGGCATCAAGATAACCGATCTCTTGGACCGGATGGAACGGATTGTCGAAGAGAAACGGGCAGATAAGAATGGAATGCCCAGCCGTGAGATCGCCGCAGCTGCAATCCGTTATTACCTGCTTCGGTTCAATTTACAGACAGAAGTCGTCTTTGATCTGCAGCAGGCGACAGAGATCACAGGAAATACAGGCGTATATCTGCTGTATGCCTATGCCCGGGCAGGAAGTGTGCTGAGTAAGCTGGGAATGGGTGCGGGAGTGCTTCCAGCTCCTTCACAGCTTCCGGAGATGGAGAAGCCGGAATATGCTCTGCTTAGACAAATTGCCGGCTGGCCGGATACGCTGCGGGCTGCGGTACAGGAGCTATCGCCGAATATGGTCTGCAGCTATGCTTATGAATTAGCGGCGCTCTTCAATAACTTCTATGCAGCCTGCCCGATTCTTAAGGTGGAGGAAGAGGTTCGAGCGTTCCGCAGCTGGCTGACCAGCCTGTTTAAAGCTACGCTTGGGGAAGTGCTGGAAGTGCTGGGGCTCCCGGCACCGGACAGAATGTAG
- a CDS encoding DUF3892 domain-containing protein, with amino-acid sequence MAAPGGRETFIAVQKNGDGDLTAFKTSSGRVLSYDEALQEVQAGAIAGVNAFKGRDGETYLRGDADGDPTNNLDALPFFE; translated from the coding sequence ATGGCTGCACCTGGAGGAAGAGAGACGTTTATTGCTGTACAGAAAAATGGTGACGGGGATCTGACCGCATTCAAAACCTCATCTGGTCGGGTTCTATCCTACGATGAAGCCCTTCAGGAAGTACAGGCTGGGGCAATTGCCGGAGTTAACGCCTTTAAGGGACGTGACGGAGAGACTTACCTGCGCGGTGATGCAGACGGTGACCCAACAAACAATTTGGATGCACTGCCGTTTTTTGAATAA
- a CDS encoding GNAT family N-acetyltransferase, which produces MAAIIIPVRTEEQLQRCLDIRMEVFVDEQKVPKELEVDEFDHIGPDVHHVLIEVDGKPAATGRITYYKDNAAKMQRIAVRKDYRSQGIGKILMLGLEEVARDLGFEKSVLDGQLHAVPFYEKLGYTVTSQEPFDDAGILHHRMEKKL; this is translated from the coding sequence ATGGCTGCAATTATTATACCGGTAAGAACGGAAGAACAGCTTCAACGTTGCCTGGACATTCGCATGGAAGTGTTTGTCGATGAGCAGAAGGTCCCCAAGGAGCTCGAGGTGGATGAGTTTGATCATATTGGGCCGGATGTCCATCATGTATTAATTGAAGTGGATGGAAAGCCTGCGGCAACAGGGCGGATTACATATTATAAAGATAATGCTGCGAAAATGCAGCGGATCGCTGTCCGCAAGGACTATCGTTCCCAAGGGATCGGCAAAATTCTGATGCTTGGCTTGGAGGAAGTGGCGCGGGATCTAGGCTTCGAGAAATCCGTTCTGGATGGCCAGCTGCATGCGGTGCCTTTTTATGAGAAGCTGGGCTACACCGTGACAAGTCAAGAGCCTTTCGATGATGCAGGTATCCTGCACCATCGCATGGAGAAGAAGCTGTAA
- a CDS encoding SDR family NAD(P)-dependent oxidoreductase has translation MRNLFDLSGKTAVVTGAAGGIGAELAKAFAAQGADIALLDLKLDKLRAQASEIESLGCKALSLKCDVTQEDEIKAAVATIIEHWGKIDILVNNAGVASAGSVETLEEREWDRVIDTNQKSIFLMSKHVVMSMKARGYGRIINMASICGMIGSKSFPLLAYNASKGAVLSMTKGMAASLAPYGITVNAIGPSLFRTEMTEASLYQDSFIQFYNEQCPIGRPGNPDELNGAAIYFASDASSYTTGQTLFVDGGWTSV, from the coding sequence ATGAGAAATCTGTTTGATTTAAGCGGTAAAACGGCTGTTGTAACTGGCGCGGCTGGCGGCATTGGCGCAGAACTTGCTAAGGCGTTCGCTGCGCAGGGAGCAGACATAGCTCTGCTGGATCTAAAATTGGACAAGCTGAGAGCCCAAGCTAGTGAGATAGAATCCTTAGGTTGCAAGGCCCTGTCACTGAAATGCGATGTGACCCAGGAGGATGAGATTAAGGCTGCGGTGGCAACCATTATAGAGCATTGGGGCAAGATTGATATCCTGGTGAACAATGCAGGGGTTGCCTCCGCAGGTTCGGTGGAAACTCTGGAAGAGCGGGAATGGGACAGGGTGATTGATACCAACCAGAAGAGTATATTTCTCATGTCCAAGCACGTCGTGATGTCTATGAAAGCCAGAGGCTATGGCCGTATTATCAATATGGCCTCGATCTGCGGCATGATTGGCAGTAAGTCATTTCCGCTCCTTGCTTACAATGCTTCCAAAGGCGCTGTTTTGAGTATGACCAAGGGGATGGCTGCTTCATTGGCTCCGTATGGCATTACGGTTAACGCTATTGGGCCCAGCCTATTCCGCACGGAAATGACAGAAGCTTCTTTGTATCAGGACAGCTTTATCCAATTCTACAATGAGCAATGTCCTATCGGAAGGCCCGGAAATCCGGATGAATTGAATGGTGCCGCTATCTACTTTGCCTCTGATGCCTCCAGCTATACGACAGGCCAAACGCTGTTTGTGGACGGTGGCTGGACTTCAGTTTGA